A part of Bombus huntii isolate Logan2020A chromosome 16, iyBomHunt1.1, whole genome shotgun sequence genomic DNA contains:
- the LOC126874750 gene encoding uncharacterized protein LOC126874750 — METTEESPRRVTRHSLRTADRSECVFLAPAMLNDGTSPMAGGSRGGARSDDEESVASIASRSSLASAASKGKKRRIAITTPDVSEELAKQIRTSSAADVSAGLMMHVSEIMWVATTSSNLKGTYIRSLKDAANYITAAWKTESSRRTRPARDSDNVDTRLSVLEEENAALRQELRRLAARAYECPRCTGALSEYDRPPPEGGSDRARLDALERVVRELGPSILRTIEERFGGTRRLNTPEARPSKDRSTDLRAAQTTSLPREQEGGEWKLVEAKKKRRRRKKMNGTKTAVAAGEDAARKGATAPPPTLARQQQIQPGRTTGAPKANAPATQRGPLQAPKLVTPPRAPRTSAVTLTLSEGARMSYADVLEAARAKVPLSELGVERVEMKKAMTGAIIIKVPGDSDRGKATLLATRLAEALDPTAVRVATPTRMAEVRVTGIDISVKKEELQRALTSAAGCGSAEVQVCEIGATRGGLGSAWIKCPVAGARKLAQAGKIALGWSTARIRAIPKRPLQCFRCLELGHVRAICVSSEDRGHLCYRCGGSGHRARGCPASAPKCPLCESLGAPANHRMGGEACAPPKVKRKRPIRQPAAAAAEGTPGSTAKPAAADGREEAMEVTA; from the coding sequence ATGGAGACTACGGAGGAATCTCCGAGGAGGGTGACGAGACATTCGCTGAGAACCGCGGACAGGTCGGAGTGCGTCTTTCTCGCACCGGCCATGTTGAACGATGGCACGTCACCGATGGCGGGGGGATCGAGGGGGGGAGCGaggtccgacgacgaggagtcggTCGCCTCGATCGCCTCGCGCTCGTCGCTGGCTTCAGCGGCGTCCAAGGGTAAGAAGAGGAGGATAGCAATCACAACCCCGGACGTGTCCGAAGAGTTAGCGAAGCAAATAAGGACGAGTTCGGCCGCGGACGTCAGCGCGGGCCTGATGATGCACGTCTCCGAGATCATGTGGGTTGCGACGACGTCGTCCAACCTCAAGGGGACGTACATCAGATCCCTGAAGGACGCTGCGAACTATATCACCGCCGCCTGGAAGACGGAATCCTCGAGGAGGACGAGGCCAGCGCGAGACAGCGACAACGTAGACACGAGGCTGTCCGTGCTGGAGGAGGAAAACGCAGCTCTCCGCCAAGAACTGAGGAGATTGGCTGCTCGCGCTTACGAGTGCCCGCGGTGCACCGGCGCGTTGTCCGAGTACGACCGTCCTCCGCCGGAAGGCGGGAGCGACAGGGCACGACTAGATGCCCTGGAGAGGGTAGTCCGTGAGCTAGGACCCTCTATTCTCAGAACCATAGAGGAGCGTTTCGGGGGTACACGACGGCTAAACACCCCCGAAGCACGTCCGAGCAAGGACCGCTCCACCGATCTCCGCGCCGCCCAAACGACGTCGCTCCCGAGGGAGCAGGAGGGTGGGGAGTGGAAATTGGTGGAggcgaagaagaagaggaggaggaggaagaagatGAACGGGACGAAGACAGCCGTCGCCGCTGGAGAAGACGCGGCGAGGAAAGGGGCGACCGCGCCACCACCGACGCTGGCACGCCAGCAGCAGATCCAGCCCGGTAGGACGACAGGCGCGCCGAAAGCGAACGCCCCTGCAACGCAGAGAGGACCACTGCAGGCACCCAAGCTGGTCACgccccctcgcgcaccgcgaacatccgcggtgaccTTGACGCTAAGCGAGGGAGCgaggatgtcgtacgccgacgtcctggaAGCAGCCAGAGCGAAGGTTCCGCTCTCGGAGCTTGGTGTGGAGCGGGTGgagatgaagaaggcgatgacgggcgccATTATCATCAAAGTCCCTGGAGACAGTGACAGGGGAAAGGCGACGCTGCTGGCGACGCGTCTGGCCGAGGCGCTGGATCCGACGGCGGTGAGAGTCGCCACGCCGACCAGGATGGCGGAGGTACGCGTGACCGGGATagacatctcggtcaagaaggaggagctgcAGAGAGCACTGACCTCGGCGGCAGGATGCGGCAGCGCGGAGGTGCAGGTGTgcgagatcggcgccaccagagGCGGCCTCGGGTCGGCATGGATCAAGTGTCCGGTGGCAGGAGCCCGCAAGCTGGCCCAGGCAGGGAagatagccctgggctggtcaacCGCGAGGATAAGGGCCATCCCGAAGCGGCCGCTGCAGTGCTTCAGGTGCCTGGAACTGGGGCACGTACGCGCCATCTGCGTATCCAGCGAAGAccgagggcacctgtgctacaggtgcggcgggagcggacaccgcgccagagGCTGTCCCGCCTCCGCACCCAAGTGCCCcctgtgcgagtcgctcggggcgcccgcgaatcacaggatgggcggGGAGGCATGCGCCCCGCCGAAAGTCAAGAGGAAGAGACCGATCCGCCaaccagcagcagcagccgcgGAAGGGACACCGGGAAGCACCGCCAAACCAGCAGCGGCGGAtggccgggaggaggccatggaggtTACCGCATAA